From a single Populus nigra chromosome 18, ddPopNigr1.1, whole genome shotgun sequence genomic region:
- the LOC133678807 gene encoding protein EIN4-like: MKPTSLFLVVDASQDLDSAQLSSCDSDTTTLLEKLGCNVATVASGFESLSALGQAASSFQILLLNIQKPELDRYEVAIRIWKLRSRVLPLIIAMIATYDDDVSDYCLQIGINIIQKLVVLKGISYEL; the protein is encoded by the exons ATGAAGCCTACCTCGTTATTTTTGGTAGTTGATGCGAGCCAAGATCTAGATAGTGCCCAACTCTCAAG CTGTGACTCGGACACTACGACGCTGCTTGAGAAGCTAGGTTGCAATGTTGCTACTGTTGCATCTGGGTTTGAAAGCCTTAGTGCTCTTGGTCAAGCTGCATCTTCTTTCCAAATACTTCTTTTGAATATTCAGAAACCTGAGTTGGATAGATACGAAGTCGCAATAAGAATCTGGAAGTTAAGAAGTCGTGTTTTGCCATTGATCATTGCCATGATAGCAACTTATGATGATGATGTGTCGGACTATTGCTTGCAGATTGGAATCAATATCATTCAGAAACTAGTTGTTCTAAAAGGAATTTCCTATGAGCTTTGA